From Algoriphagus sp. NG3, the proteins below share one genomic window:
- a CDS encoding ATP-binding protein — MKTIKISIPSLLENIKIIESFIDNAREKFEINDDIYGNIMISVTECISNAIIHGNQLDKNKLVHLELTLEADLLLFTIQDEGSGFDYNELKDPTAPENIEKPGGRGIFLIKHLSDDVKFEENGKKTILSFYMN, encoded by the coding sequence ATGAAAACCATTAAAATTTCTATTCCTTCTCTACTAGAGAACATAAAAATAATTGAAAGTTTCATCGACAATGCTCGTGAAAAATTTGAGATCAATGATGATATCTATGGAAATATTATGATTTCGGTCACAGAATGTATAAGTAATGCAATCATTCATGGTAACCAGCTAGACAAAAATAAGCTTGTTCATTTGGAGCTTACGTTAGAAGCAGACTTGTTATTATTCACCATCCAAGATGAGGGATCGGGATTTGATTATAACGAACTCAAAGATCCCACTGCACCAGAAAATATAGAAAAGCCTGGAGGTAGGGGGATTTTCCTGATAAAGCATTTATCTGATGATGTAAAGTTTGAGGAAAATGGTAAGAAAACAATTCTTTCATTTTACATGAACTAG
- the mnmG gene encoding tRNA uridine-5-carboxymethylaminomethyl(34) synthesis enzyme MnmG, with protein sequence MFPIYDVIVVGAGHAGCEAAHAAAKMGSKVLLCTMNMNTIAQMSCNPAMGGVAKGQIVREIDALGGMSGIISDKSMIQFRMLNRSKGPAMWSPRSQNDRMKFAEEWRLALESTPNVDFWQEMISGLLVKNGELKGVRTSIGLEIQAKSVVLTNGTFLNGLIHIGEKQFGGGRTGEAAARGITEQLVELGFEAGRMKTGTPPRVDGRSLDYSKMEVQYGDENPEKFSYLDSTTPLKEQRTCWITYTNKDVHSSLEEGFDRSPMFNGRIQGLGPRYCPSIEDKINRFAERDRHQIFVEPEGWNTVEMYINGFSTSLPEDVQYKALRKIAGFENAKMFRPGYAIEYDFFPPTQLKLTLETQLMENLYFAGQINGTTGYEEAACQGLIAGINASLKSQEKDPFLLKRSDAYIGVLIDDLINKGTEEPYRMFTSRAEFRLLLRQDNADLRLTKKGHEIGLASHERLEKMNNKKEKTAKLINELKQKRLAPETVNEGLVKIESAQIKEKITAEKLLKRPQLGIGDLKSFHIELNEYLSNYTTEVLEQAEIQIKYDSYIEKEQQMVDKLSNMENFKIPVKFDYLAIPALSAEGKQKLNKIRPETMGQASRISGVTPADLSIITVYLGR encoded by the coding sequence ATGTTTCCAATTTACGATGTAATTGTAGTAGGGGCAGGGCATGCCGGATGCGAAGCAGCTCATGCCGCAGCCAAAATGGGCTCAAAAGTACTGCTTTGCACAATGAACATGAACACAATAGCTCAAATGTCATGCAACCCGGCAATGGGAGGGGTGGCCAAAGGGCAAATTGTGAGAGAAATAGATGCGTTAGGGGGTATGTCGGGAATAATATCCGATAAATCCATGATCCAGTTTAGGATGCTAAACCGATCAAAAGGGCCAGCAATGTGGTCGCCAAGATCACAAAATGACCGGATGAAATTTGCTGAAGAGTGGAGATTGGCACTGGAATCAACTCCAAATGTAGATTTTTGGCAAGAAATGATAAGCGGTCTATTAGTAAAAAATGGAGAGCTAAAAGGAGTTAGAACTAGCATAGGGTTAGAAATCCAAGCTAAAAGCGTTGTATTGACTAATGGAACATTCTTGAACGGACTGATTCATATAGGTGAAAAACAATTCGGAGGAGGAAGAACCGGGGAAGCAGCAGCACGTGGAATCACAGAACAACTAGTTGAGTTGGGGTTTGAAGCTGGAAGGATGAAAACAGGTACTCCACCTAGAGTAGACGGCAGAAGTCTCGATTATTCCAAAATGGAAGTGCAGTACGGAGATGAAAACCCGGAAAAATTCAGCTACTTGGATTCGACTACACCATTAAAAGAGCAAAGAACCTGCTGGATTACATACACCAATAAAGATGTACACAGTAGTTTAGAAGAAGGTTTTGATAGGTCTCCAATGTTCAATGGTAGGATCCAAGGTTTGGGGCCAAGATACTGTCCATCTATAGAAGACAAAATTAATCGCTTCGCAGAACGGGATAGACACCAGATCTTCGTAGAACCAGAAGGCTGGAATACTGTAGAAATGTATATCAATGGATTCTCAACTTCTCTTCCTGAGGACGTACAGTATAAAGCTCTCCGAAAAATAGCAGGGTTTGAAAATGCGAAAATGTTCCGCCCTGGATATGCCATAGAATATGATTTTTTCCCTCCTACACAGCTAAAGCTTACCCTCGAAACCCAATTGATGGAAAATCTGTACTTTGCTGGACAGATCAATGGTACTACAGGCTATGAAGAAGCTGCATGTCAAGGGCTGATAGCAGGTATCAATGCAAGCTTGAAATCACAGGAGAAAGACCCATTTTTACTCAAAAGATCAGATGCATATATAGGAGTACTGATCGATGACCTAATCAACAAAGGGACAGAAGAACCTTATAGAATGTTCACATCAAGAGCAGAATTCAGACTTCTTCTCCGTCAGGACAATGCGGATCTAAGATTGACTAAGAAAGGTCACGAAATAGGTTTAGCATCTCATGAACGATTGGAGAAAATGAACAATAAAAAAGAAAAAACTGCCAAACTCATAAACGAACTAAAGCAGAAAAGACTAGCTCCAGAAACTGTAAATGAAGGTCTAGTTAAAATCGAGTCTGCTCAGATCAAAGAAAAGATAACAGCGGAAAAACTTCTAAAACGTCCACAGCTAGGAATAGGAGATCTCAAGTCATTTCATATTGAACTCAATGAATACCTTTCAAACTACACGACTGAAGTATTAGAGCAAGCAGAAATACAGATTAAATACGACAGCTACATTGAGAAAGAGCAGCAAATGGTAGATAAGCTAAGTAATATGGAAAACTTCAAAATCCCGGTAAAGTTTGACTATTTAGCAATACCCGCTCTCTCAGCAGAAGGCAAACAAAAGTTGAATAAAATTAGACCCGAGACTATGGGTCAGGCTTCAAGGATAAGTGGAGTAACTCCTGCTGACTTATCAATCATCACCGTTTATCTTGGAAGGTAA
- a CDS encoding MarR family winged helix-turn-helix transcriptional regulator, with amino-acid sequence MKREETVDYHIKSAWHAISRMYNQQAAEEGFTTAIGFVLININSTEGTPATKIAPKLGLETRSLTRMLRTMEEKGLIYKKPDLVDKRSVRIFLSEEGKRKKAISVNTIREFNEQVREVVSEDDLNQFFAVFEKIQLVIDQIQTDRGVDIHKPIFEL; translated from the coding sequence ATGAAGAGAGAAGAAACCGTTGATTATCATATCAAAAGTGCCTGGCACGCAATATCCAGAATGTACAACCAGCAGGCTGCTGAAGAGGGATTCACGACGGCCATTGGATTCGTATTGATAAATATCAATTCCACTGAAGGAACACCGGCAACGAAAATTGCGCCAAAGCTAGGTTTGGAGACCAGGAGTCTAACTAGGATGCTCAGGACTATGGAAGAGAAAGGTTTGATTTACAAAAAGCCTGATTTAGTAGATAAGCGATCTGTGCGCATTTTTCTCTCGGAAGAAGGAAAAAGAAAAAAAGCAATTTCTGTCAATACTATCCGGGAATTTAATGAACAGGTAAGAGAAGTAGTATCTGAGGACGATCTTAATCAATTCTTTGCCGTATTTGAAAAGATACAACTGGTCATAGACCAGATCCAAACGGATAGGGGGGTGGATATCCACAAACCAATATTTGAATTATAA
- the ybeY gene encoding rRNA maturation RNase YbeY, which yields MAINFFEEEVAFTLKNKRKRKKWLKELAISENHNIADLNYIFCSDEYLLAINKEYLNHDTYTDIITFDNSEEAGIIEGDIYISIERVKENAQTLKTEEEKEINRVISHGLYHLLGYKDKTKVQSALMRDKEEFAISMYENT from the coding sequence ATGGCTATAAATTTCTTTGAAGAGGAAGTAGCATTTACTTTAAAAAACAAAAGGAAAAGGAAGAAATGGCTGAAAGAGCTAGCCATTTCAGAAAATCATAATATAGCTGACCTCAATTATATATTTTGCTCGGACGAATATTTACTTGCCATTAACAAGGAATATTTGAACCATGACACCTATACTGATATCATAACATTCGACAACTCTGAAGAAGCCGGTATTATAGAAGGAGATATTTATATCAGTATTGAGAGAGTTAAAGAAAATGCTCAAACATTAAAGACTGAAGAGGAAAAAGAAATCAATAGAGTCATTAGCCATGGCTTGTATCATTTACTAGGATACAAAGATAAAACAAAAGTTCAGTCAGCTCTAATGCGAGACAAGGAAGAATTCGCTATTAGTATGTACGAAAACACATAA
- a CDS encoding ComF family protein, producing MRLFFVKDFLDLVFPRNCLQCGTMLHDYEDNLCMVCKGTLPITSYHLRPYDNDLCDKVRGLTNVGAVMSFLKFTKGGNSQKIMHQLKYRNRPQLAKELGLLYGTILKTNGFEAHWDVIVPVPLHILKQRRRGYNQSEQFGLGIAEILDLRLENRLVRKKFTETQTQKSRLERMDNVDDVFEVKGGFQEKGMSILLVDDVMTTGATLCACANVLLANGTNKVDLVTLAAGE from the coding sequence ATGCGTTTATTTTTTGTAAAAGATTTTTTGGATTTGGTTTTTCCCCGCAATTGTCTCCAATGCGGTACAATGCTTCATGATTACGAAGATAACTTGTGCATGGTCTGTAAAGGGACATTACCGATTACTAGCTACCACCTGCGACCCTATGACAATGACCTCTGTGATAAAGTAAGAGGATTGACCAATGTAGGAGCAGTAATGTCATTTCTGAAATTTACTAAAGGAGGAAACAGCCAAAAGATCATGCATCAATTGAAATATAGAAATAGACCTCAATTGGCGAAAGAACTTGGTTTACTTTATGGCACAATACTCAAAACAAATGGCTTTGAAGCTCATTGGGATGTTATTGTTCCGGTTCCGCTTCATATACTGAAGCAAAGGAGGCGTGGCTACAATCAAAGTGAACAATTTGGGCTTGGAATTGCAGAAATTTTGGATCTGAGACTGGAAAACAGGCTCGTTCGTAAAAAATTTACTGAGACACAGACCCAAAAGTCGAGGCTTGAGCGTATGGATAATGTAGACGATGTTTTTGAAGTCAAAGGGGGATTTCAAGAAAAGGGAATGTCTATTCTTTTAGTAGATGATGTCATGACCACTGGAGCTACTTTATGCGCTTGCGCCAATGTACTTTTGGCTAATGGAACAAATAAAGTAGATTTGGTAACATTAGCTGCCGGAGAATAA
- a CDS encoding exodeoxyribonuclease III, giving the protein MKIVSYNVNGIRAAMNKGFIEWLKAVNPDVIGLQEVKANLDQIDASIFHDLGYEIYWYPAFKKGYSGVAILTKISPKSVKLGMDHPKYDEEGRLLQVNFEDFSFITAYFPSGTTGDIRQKFKYEFLDDIYGYTQDLKRSNPNFILSGDYNICHKAIDIHNPKSNKNTSGFLPEERAWMDKFTESGFVDSFRMYNDQPHHYTWWSYRANSRAKNLGWRIDYHMVTESLAPRLTASTILPDAQHSDHCPILIDIE; this is encoded by the coding sequence GTGAAAATAGTATCATATAATGTCAATGGCATTCGTGCCGCCATGAACAAAGGGTTTATAGAATGGCTTAAAGCTGTAAATCCAGATGTTATTGGTTTACAAGAGGTTAAAGCAAATTTAGACCAGATAGATGCAAGTATATTTCATGATTTAGGCTATGAAATATATTGGTATCCTGCCTTTAAAAAGGGATATAGTGGTGTTGCTATTTTGACTAAAATAAGTCCTAAATCCGTTAAATTGGGGATGGATCATCCCAAGTATGATGAAGAAGGAAGACTTCTACAAGTTAACTTTGAAGACTTCTCTTTCATAACTGCATATTTCCCATCGGGAACTACAGGGGATATACGGCAGAAATTCAAATACGAATTTCTAGATGATATATATGGATATACACAAGATCTAAAAAGAAGCAACCCAAACTTCATATTAAGTGGAGATTACAATATTTGTCATAAGGCAATAGATATACATAATCCAAAAAGCAACAAAAACACATCAGGTTTTTTACCAGAAGAAAGAGCCTGGATGGACAAATTTACTGAATCGGGATTTGTCGATAGTTTTAGAATGTACAACGATCAACCTCATCACTACACTTGGTGGAGCTACAGAGCAAATTCAAGAGCAAAAAATTTAGGTTGGAGAATTGATTATCACATGGTCACAGAATCTTTAGCTCCTAGACTAACAGCTTCAACAATTCTTCCAGATGCTCAACACTCAGATCATTGTCCCATTTTAATAGATATAGAATAG
- a CDS encoding YfiT family bacillithiol transferase, which produces MIDIELLKYPIGRFQKPTHFSDKNLAEASAYLKAFPQYLRETVSGFSETSLNTPYRPGGWTVRQVIHHLSDSHMNALIRFKLALTEDNPTIKPYDEASWANLVDYSLPIDISLSLIEGIHYKWALVLNSMASADFEKTYFHPETQASVPLSEVTLMYHWHSMHHLAHIQHLILRENW; this is translated from the coding sequence ATGATCGACATTGAATTATTAAAATACCCGATTGGGAGATTTCAGAAGCCTACGCATTTTTCTGATAAAAATTTGGCAGAAGCCAGTGCTTACTTGAAAGCATTTCCTCAATATTTACGTGAAACCGTTAGTGGGTTTTCGGAAACAAGCCTGAATACCCCCTACCGTCCAGGTGGATGGACGGTGAGACAAGTAATCCACCACTTGTCTGATAGCCATATGAATGCCTTAATCCGTTTTAAACTGGCTCTGACTGAGGATAATCCCACAATAAAACCCTACGACGAAGCTTCTTGGGCGAATTTGGTAGATTATTCGCTTCCGATTGATATTTCACTCAGCCTGATTGAAGGAATTCATTATAAATGGGCTCTTGTTTTGAACAGTATGGCTTCTGCTGATTTTGAGAAGACTTATTTTCATCCTGAAACTCAGGCATCAGTACCGCTGTCAGAAGTTACATTGATGTACCATTGGCATTCTATGCACCATTTAGCTCATATTCAGCATTTGATATTGCGTGAAAACTGGTGA
- a CDS encoding long-chain fatty acid--CoA ligase, producing the protein MELSRLFDLIPYQISSYDKKIAVSKKKQEEWIHYSSRELKEIIDNLSLAFIKVGIKPDEKIAIISENCPEWNFVDLALQQIGAVSVPMYPTISSEDYAFIFDHAEVKMIFVGDDHIFEKAQTAAGDRPIYSFQKLENAVFWEDLLGIGVNESLQELDERKSAVDTADIFTIIYTSGTTGRPKGVMLSHHNVLSNVLGIADAMTPAVGTSRILSFLPLCHIYERTGFFCFMYLGYAIYYAESMETIGENLKEIKPHAFNTVPRLLEKIFDKIVAKGYELKGIKKSLFFWSLNLGLRYDPNIDQGFSYNLQLKLANKLIFSKWREALGGEVMQINSGASALQPRLARVFWAAGIKVCEGYGLTETSPVVTVSICTPEKIRIGSVGKLIKDVQVKIAEDGEILVQGPNVMHGYYKQPELTADVLKNGWFHTGDIGEMDGGYLKITDRKKEMFKTSGGKYIAPQPMENKFKESSLIDQLLVAGENRNFPVALIVPSFEGLKDYCQHKGIPYTTDREMVERPDIIEKYTREIEGLNKYFGKWEQIKRFKLLPEAWGVESGELTPTMKLKRKVIHQKFSKEIEGLYVD; encoded by the coding sequence ATGGAACTTTCTAGGCTTTTTGATTTAATACCTTATCAGATCAGCTCATATGATAAAAAAATAGCTGTATCGAAAAAGAAGCAGGAAGAGTGGATTCACTATTCTTCCAGGGAGCTCAAAGAAATTATTGATAACCTGAGCTTGGCCTTTATCAAAGTAGGGATCAAGCCTGATGAAAAAATAGCAATCATATCAGAAAACTGTCCAGAGTGGAATTTTGTCGACTTGGCTCTGCAGCAAATAGGTGCTGTGTCAGTTCCGATGTATCCTACTATCAGCTCAGAGGACTATGCATTCATTTTTGACCATGCTGAAGTGAAGATGATATTTGTAGGTGATGATCACATATTTGAAAAGGCGCAAACAGCTGCTGGAGACAGGCCCATTTATAGTTTTCAGAAGCTAGAAAATGCAGTGTTTTGGGAAGATCTATTGGGTATAGGGGTCAACGAGAGCCTTCAAGAATTGGATGAGAGAAAATCGGCTGTGGATACTGCTGATATATTCACGATAATCTATACATCCGGTACCACGGGCAGGCCAAAAGGCGTGATGCTCTCACACCATAATGTCCTATCCAATGTATTGGGAATAGCTGATGCCATGACTCCAGCTGTCGGTACTTCTAGGATTTTGAGTTTTCTACCACTTTGCCATATCTATGAGCGAACAGGATTTTTCTGCTTTATGTATCTCGGATACGCTATTTATTATGCGGAGAGTATGGAGACCATAGGGGAAAATCTGAAGGAAATCAAACCTCATGCGTTTAATACTGTTCCCCGTCTTTTGGAGAAAATCTTCGATAAAATAGTGGCGAAGGGTTATGAATTAAAAGGAATCAAAAAATCACTTTTCTTTTGGTCACTTAATTTAGGACTGCGATATGATCCGAATATTGACCAGGGTTTCTCTTACAACCTTCAATTAAAACTCGCAAACAAGTTGATTTTTTCTAAATGGAGAGAGGCTTTGGGAGGGGAAGTAATGCAGATTAATTCTGGTGCTTCAGCTCTTCAACCGAGACTTGCGCGTGTTTTCTGGGCAGCTGGCATAAAAGTGTGTGAAGGTTATGGATTGACAGAAACATCACCTGTTGTTACCGTTTCCATTTGTACCCCAGAAAAAATAAGAATAGGGTCTGTGGGCAAATTGATAAAGGACGTGCAAGTGAAAATCGCAGAAGATGGGGAAATTCTCGTCCAAGGGCCAAATGTAATGCATGGATACTATAAGCAACCAGAACTCACGGCAGATGTGCTTAAAAATGGCTGGTTTCATACAGGAGACATCGGGGAGATGGATGGCGGATACCTTAAAATTACCGACAGGAAGAAGGAGATGTTCAAAACCTCAGGGGGTAAGTACATCGCTCCCCAGCCTATGGAGAATAAATTCAAGGAATCCAGTCTCATAGATCAGTTGCTCGTGGCAGGGGAGAACCGTAATTTCCCCGTTGCGCTGATTGTGCCTAGTTTTGAAGGGTTAAAGGACTATTGCCAGCATAAGGGAATTCCTTACACTACAGACAGGGAGATGGTGGAGCGGCCAGATATCATAGAAAAATATACTCGGGAAATAGAAGGGTTGAATAAATACTTTGGTAAATGGGAGCAGATCAAGCGATTTAAACTTTTACCTGAAGCATGGGGAGTGGAATCAGGTGAACTGACCCCTACCATGAAATTGAAGCGGAAAGTAATCCATCAGAAATTTTCTAAAGAAATAGAAGGACTTTATGTGGACTAG
- a CDS encoding carboxymuconolactone decarboxylase family protein, producing MNLIEEFNAYRSQMNEKILAEDNKVIKRIFNLDTNAYSEGSIDIKSKEMIGLACSMVLRCDDCVKYHLEKCYEAGLTKEQVFEVFSIATLIGGTIVIPHLRRAAEFWESLENQ from the coding sequence ATGAATCTCATAGAAGAATTCAATGCCTATCGAAGCCAAATGAATGAAAAAATATTGGCTGAAGATAATAAGGTAATCAAGCGTATATTTAATCTTGATACCAATGCTTATTCGGAGGGATCAATAGATATCAAGTCCAAAGAAATGATTGGGTTAGCCTGCTCTATGGTATTACGATGTGATGATTGTGTTAAGTACCATTTAGAGAAATGCTATGAAGCAGGTCTGACCAAAGAACAGGTATTTGAGGTGTTTTCTATCGCAACCTTAATAGGGGGCACTATTGTGATCCCTCATTTGAGAAGAGCGGCCGAATTTTGGGAATCACTTGAAAATCAATAA
- a CDS encoding Ig-like domain-containing domain, producing MGGPRDENPPIVVSMSPKDQSLNIKPEVITITFDEYIKLENATKNILITPRINKDKVIFTALKNTLKIDLNQELEDSTTYVFNFQKSVVDLAEGNPAENLKLVFSTGSSIDSLKLSGSVNIYFPERNNKIEDAIVGLYPVDDTTNVFLAPPYYLSQVDTAGNFELTNIKAGKYLAYAWKDDNNSLKAEYKSEAFDFIKDTLTINEDIEGLQFNLSKGDQNPIRLLRSSTQGSNYTVVLNRTPVDITIENDQLGEDLFYTLGDKRINLYADKPKADSLPFRMILTDSVGYTVDSLIYAKFEESERKPEKLTITPNSGKNFYKNLLIELTFNKPIMDISYDSLYLSYDTASVIPIHPDLLSFRDSLRRDIIEVRLAIPDSIPFDVFTLKASDSTFRDIEGQYNETALNANYKKLKGETLADELAGSIEGASSPFILQLLDGKGELKREEYISEGNKFSFKLLESGNYQIRVIEDSNGNRRWDPSNFEQKRYAERAFYYVDPETGNKSITVRGGWTLQDLIIKASPITGLRTDN from the coding sequence ATGGGTGGACCTCGGGATGAAAACCCTCCGATAGTGGTGTCAATGAGCCCAAAGGATCAGAGTTTGAATATCAAGCCAGAGGTAATTACAATCACATTTGATGAATATATCAAGCTGGAAAATGCCACTAAAAACATCCTGATAACCCCAAGAATAAATAAGGATAAAGTAATATTTACCGCACTGAAGAATACGCTTAAAATAGATCTGAATCAGGAACTAGAGGATAGCACAACTTATGTTTTTAATTTTCAAAAATCTGTAGTTGATCTTGCAGAAGGAAATCCGGCAGAAAATCTGAAACTGGTCTTTTCAACAGGTTCAAGTATTGACAGTCTGAAATTATCGGGATCTGTAAACATTTATTTTCCGGAGAGAAATAATAAAATTGAAGACGCAATAGTAGGACTTTACCCAGTAGATGATACTACAAATGTCTTTTTAGCACCCCCATATTACCTCTCCCAAGTCGATACAGCTGGAAATTTCGAATTGACGAACATTAAAGCGGGTAAGTATTTAGCCTATGCCTGGAAGGATGATAATAACAGCCTAAAAGCAGAATATAAATCGGAGGCATTTGACTTTATCAAAGATACCCTCACTATCAATGAAGATATAGAGGGCTTACAGTTTAACCTTTCGAAAGGAGATCAGAATCCAATCCGTCTACTAAGATCGTCTACCCAAGGAAGCAACTACACAGTGGTTCTCAATCGAACACCCGTGGACATTACAATTGAAAATGATCAACTAGGAGAAGATCTGTTTTATACATTAGGGGATAAAAGAATAAACCTATACGCCGATAAACCAAAAGCAGATAGTCTCCCTTTCCGTATGATCCTAACTGATTCGGTAGGATATACTGTGGATTCCCTGATCTATGCAAAGTTTGAAGAATCTGAAAGAAAACCCGAAAAACTAACGATTACACCTAATTCCGGTAAAAATTTCTACAAGAATCTACTAATTGAACTTACCTTCAATAAGCCCATCATGGATATTTCCTATGACTCACTTTACCTGTCATACGATACAGCAAGTGTCATTCCTATCCATCCTGATTTACTCAGCTTCCGGGATTCCCTTAGAAGAGATATAATAGAAGTAAGATTAGCCATACCCGATTCGATTCCTTTTGATGTGTTCACCCTGAAAGCAAGTGACTCCACATTCAGGGATATCGAAGGCCAATACAATGAAACTGCCTTAAATGCCAATTATAAAAAACTAAAAGGTGAAACTCTAGCTGATGAACTGGCAGGAAGTATAGAAGGTGCATCAAGTCCGTTTATACTCCAACTATTAGACGGTAAAGGAGAATTGAAAAGAGAAGAATACATATCCGAAGGAAATAAATTCTCTTTCAAATTATTGGAATCAGGTAACTACCAAATACGTGTGATAGAAGACAGTAATGGAAACCGCAGGTGGGATCCATCCAATTTTGAACAAAAGAGGTATGCTGAAAGAGCCTTCTATTACGTCGATCCAGAAACTGGCAACAAGAGCATCACGGTGCGTGGGGGGTGGACACTACAAGATTTGATCATCAAAGCCTCTCCAATTACCGGCTTGAGAACAGATAATTAA
- a CDS encoding class I SAM-dependent methyltransferase, with protein MLEKLKRCPLCKSGLFLNTLEIKDHAVSKETFIVCRCQTCGLKFTNPRPSEEAIVPYYDFPEYFSHDDNTKNLTQFLYHQIRKVAITGKVKLLNDLKSAKGKYLDYGCGTAELLVKAQKAGWEVAGIEPNAKARNLANSKLEGKVFDSLGNLPQVNYDIITLYHVAEHIHELRKTIKILIKHLKSDGYILIAVPNPDSYDALKYGKYWAGWDVPRHLYHFNQQAMSNFAEIFDLQLLDKKPMKFDSYYVSLLSEGYKNPNQKIPLKYWRALLTGSKSNRKASQAEENYSSNLFVFKKK; from the coding sequence ATGCTTGAGAAACTTAAAAGATGCCCACTATGTAAAAGTGGGCTTTTTCTAAATACTCTGGAAATAAAAGATCACGCAGTCAGCAAAGAGACTTTCATAGTCTGCAGATGTCAAACTTGTGGATTGAAATTCACCAATCCAAGACCATCCGAAGAAGCTATAGTACCATACTACGACTTTCCAGAATACTTCTCCCATGATGACAACACTAAGAATCTCACTCAATTCCTGTATCACCAAATAAGGAAAGTTGCCATCACAGGTAAAGTCAAACTTCTAAATGATTTGAAATCTGCAAAAGGTAAATATCTAGATTATGGATGTGGCACTGCGGAGTTACTAGTCAAAGCACAGAAAGCAGGGTGGGAGGTAGCCGGCATAGAACCAAATGCAAAAGCCCGAAATTTAGCTAATTCTAAACTTGAAGGAAAAGTTTTTGATAGTTTGGGCAATCTACCACAGGTCAATTATGATATCATCACTCTTTATCATGTAGCAGAACACATACATGAACTGAGAAAAACCATTAAAATACTCATAAAACACTTAAAATCAGATGGTTATATACTAATTGCGGTACCAAATCCTGATAGCTATGATGCGCTAAAGTACGGGAAGTACTGGGCAGGCTGGGATGTCCCTAGACACCTCTACCACTTCAATCAACAGGCAATGTCAAACTTTGCAGAAATTTTCGACCTACAATTACTAGACAAAAAACCAATGAAATTTGACAGCTATTATGTGTCTTTACTTTCAGAAGGATATAAAAACCCAAATCAGAAAATACCACTGAAATATTGGAGGGCTCTACTCACAGGAAGTAAATCTAATAGAAAAGCTTCCCAAGCTGAAGAAAATTATTCAAGTAACTTATTCGTTTTTAAAAAGAAGTGA